A genomic region of Leptolyngbya sp. NIES-2104 contains the following coding sequences:
- a CDS encoding iron uptake porin has protein sequence MSKRLWLAPAAALAASFGLVSVAVAEPMIDLQQGSVSIGSLDATKIKESPKAAEPNPIESVTSLSDSTPVKPASGMQRVMSVSELSASEAKKPVTPGMSQVTSVSQLSDVRPTDWAFQALQSLVERYGCIAGYPDRTYRGNRALTRFEFAAGLNACLDRVNELIAASTADLIKKEDLTALQKLQEEFAAELATLRGRVDTLEARATTLERQQFSTTTKLTGNVWFNLTGAFPSGDITTERSLAAGGSSAFIPPTRVGGVPTRVARTRTPSVTFSYYTFLNLTTSFTGRDQLVTQLVSGNGNSPANELVSSGFFNSWGVPITDQTGVVTTGSLAVRELFYSFPLNDSVRVAFGPRLNFYRYFDQNRFTFFLTGASSFNSSGSTLVNAVDRGSGAVVIWNITPQFRLTGAYLAENTEFLNPAAGFNTSSNPSRGLFRSTNTISAELAYSPSSAFNFRFLYTRSNLFPYNGFIGGGVGEPVPYGYLDDGFGGRLRDSTADAIVANFDWLITPKFGVFGRYSYGRTEINPVSPIRAEGSVRVQSFQFGLGFPDLGKKGALGVLSFLVPHQYLSGRQFLLSGNGDGGTQYELEASYFYPVNRNLAIVPSFYAIFNPNNFDSNPTVFVGNVRTQFSF, from the coding sequence ATGAGTAAGCGGCTATGGTTAGCCCCTGCTGCTGCATTGGCGGCAAGTTTTGGGCTGGTGTCGGTTGCAGTAGCGGAACCGATGATCGACCTGCAGCAAGGAAGTGTCTCGATCGGATCGCTAGACGCGACAAAAATTAAAGAAAGTCCGAAAGCCGCTGAGCCGAATCCGATTGAATCTGTGACATCGCTGTCAGATTCAACCCCGGTTAAGCCTGCAAGCGGAATGCAGCGGGTGATGTCTGTTTCAGAATTGAGCGCATCTGAAGCGAAAAAGCCCGTCACTCCTGGAATGAGCCAAGTGACTTCGGTGTCGCAGCTTTCTGATGTCAGACCCACCGATTGGGCATTTCAAGCACTGCAATCCTTGGTCGAGCGCTATGGCTGTATTGCGGGTTATCCCGATCGTACCTATCGGGGAAATCGTGCTCTCACCCGGTTTGAATTTGCAGCAGGGTTAAATGCGTGTCTCGATCGCGTCAACGAACTCATCGCAGCTTCGACGGCTGATCTCATTAAGAAAGAAGATTTAACCGCACTGCAAAAACTTCAAGAAGAATTTGCAGCCGAGTTAGCAACGTTACGCGGACGGGTCGATACGCTTGAAGCTAGAGCAACCACGCTAGAAAGGCAGCAATTCTCAACAACGACAAAACTAACCGGAAACGTTTGGTTTAACTTAACTGGAGCGTTTCCATCGGGTGATATTACAACCGAGCGGAGTCTGGCAGCAGGCGGAAGCAGCGCATTTATTCCTCCTACACGAGTTGGTGGAGTGCCAACACGAGTGGCACGGACTAGAACGCCAAGTGTCACCTTCAGCTACTATACATTTCTCAACTTGACGACTTCGTTCACTGGAAGAGATCAGTTAGTCACACAGTTGGTTTCTGGAAACGGTAACTCTCCTGCAAATGAGCTTGTTTCTTCAGGGTTCTTTAACAGCTGGGGTGTACCAATCACTGATCAAACAGGTGTGGTGACGACGGGTTCGCTTGCGGTGCGTGAACTGTTCTACTCATTTCCGCTCAATGACTCGGTGCGAGTAGCATTTGGTCCACGTCTCAACTTCTACCGCTATTTTGATCAAAACCGCTTCACCTTCTTCTTAACCGGAGCAAGCAGCTTTAACTCTAGCGGTAGTACCCTTGTGAATGCGGTCGATCGCGGTTCTGGTGCTGTTGTGATCTGGAACATCACCCCGCAATTCCGTCTTACTGGGGCATATTTGGCAGAAAACACCGAATTCTTGAACCCCGCAGCAGGCTTCAACACTTCAAGCAATCCCTCACGCGGACTTTTCCGCAGCACCAACACAATCAGTGCTGAGCTTGCTTATTCTCCCAGTTCCGCGTTCAACTTCCGTTTCTTGTATACACGATCGAATCTGTTCCCCTACAACGGCTTTATCGGTGGTGGTGTAGGTGAACCTGTTCCTTACGGTTATCTCGATGACGGCTTTGGGGGCAGATTGCGCGATTCGACCGCAGATGCGATCGTGGCAAACTTTGATTGGTTGATCACGCCGAAATTTGGGGTGTTTGGGCGATACTCTTACGGTCGTACCGAAATCAATCCGGTCAGTCCGATCCGGGCAGAAGGTAGCGTTCGTGTTCAGTCGTTCCAGTTTGGTCTTGGCTTCCCTGACTTGGGTAAGAAAGGGGCGCTAGGTGTACTTTCGTTCTTGGTGCCTCACCAGTACCTCAGCGGTCGTCAATTTCTGCTGTCAGGTAATGGTGATGGTGGAACGCAGTACGAGTTAGAAGCTTCTTACTTCTATCCGGTGAATCGTAATTTAGCGATCGTGCCTTCGTTCTACGCGATCTTTAACCCGAATAACTTCGATAGCAATCCAACTGTTTTTGTCGGCAACGTCCGGACGCAGTTTAGTTTCTAA
- a CDS encoding MFS transporter codes for MPFRSLAVFRSLRSRNYRLFFSGQGLSLIGTWMTQTAVIWLVYHLTNSALMLGVVGFAQQAPNFILSPFAGVLVDRWNRRNTLIATQVLSMLQSLALTILAFTGTIEIWHIIALSVFQGCVNAVDMPTRQSFVVELVEKREDLGNAIALNSSIFNSARLVGPAIAGLLVAAVGTTACFAIDTVSYFAVLLGLFAMRLKPRIISTKASHSGVLAQLREGLAYSFGFPPIRAILLLIGLVSFVGMPYMVLAPVFATQYLKGGAETLGFLMAASGLGALCSALYLGSRRSVVGLGKIMAIAPAGFGTAIIVFSQSRMLWLSLIAMFFAGASLILQSTSGNTILQTIVDEDKRGRVMSLYALAFTSMVTFGNLIAGSLANQIGAPNTLMVGGVICIAGSLFFGRQLPALRQLVIPIYARLGILQSPHPYQPHP; via the coding sequence ATGCCATTTCGATCGCTTGCTGTCTTCCGCTCTTTACGATCACGCAATTACCGCCTGTTTTTTTCAGGGCAAGGCTTATCGTTGATCGGAACTTGGATGACACAAACAGCGGTGATTTGGCTGGTTTATCACTTGACTAATTCTGCATTGATGTTGGGTGTTGTTGGTTTTGCTCAACAGGCTCCAAACTTTATTCTCAGTCCGTTTGCAGGGGTATTAGTCGATCGCTGGAATCGTCGGAATACGCTGATTGCAACTCAAGTGTTGTCAATGCTGCAATCGCTGGCTTTAACGATTCTGGCGTTCACAGGTACGATCGAAATTTGGCACATTATTGCTCTGAGTGTGTTTCAGGGTTGCGTGAATGCGGTCGATATGCCGACACGTCAATCGTTTGTGGTGGAATTGGTCGAGAAGCGCGAAGATCTGGGAAATGCGATCGCGCTGAACTCTTCGATTTTTAATAGCGCGAGATTAGTCGGACCTGCGATCGCAGGATTGCTCGTGGCAGCAGTGGGAACGACGGCTTGTTTTGCGATCGATACAGTGAGCTATTTTGCTGTGCTTTTAGGCTTGTTTGCTATGCGGCTCAAACCTAGAATTATTTCGACTAAAGCATCACACTCAGGCGTACTCGCACAATTGCGAGAAGGACTCGCTTACTCGTTTGGATTTCCACCGATTCGAGCGATTCTCTTGTTAATTGGCTTAGTCAGTTTTGTTGGAATGCCCTACATGGTATTGGCTCCAGTCTTTGCAACACAGTACTTAAAAGGTGGAGCCGAAACACTCGGATTTCTGATGGCGGCTTCTGGACTGGGTGCCCTCTGTTCTGCGCTTTATCTTGGATCGCGTCGAAGTGTCGTTGGACTAGGGAAAATTATGGCGATCGCTCCCGCTGGATTTGGAACTGCCATTATCGTTTTCTCACAGTCCCGAATGCTCTGGTTATCACTAATCGCGATGTTTTTCGCAGGTGCAAGTTTAATTCTGCAATCGACTTCAGGAAATACGATTCTACAAACGATCGTAGATGAAGATAAACGGGGTCGCGTCATGAGTCTATATGCACTTGCCTTCACGAGCATGGTCACGTTTGGCAATCTCATCGCAGGAAGTTTAGCGAATCAAATCGGTGCTCCTAATACCCTCATGGTTGGCGGTGTAATTTGTATTGCGGGATCGCTCTTCTTCGGTCGTCAGTTACCTGCACTCCGGCAATTGGTGATTCCAATTTATGCCCGACTTGGTATTCTTCAATCTCCTCATCCTTATCAGCCTCATCCTTAG
- a CDS encoding DHA2 family efflux MFS transporter permease subunit → MTTIATNRDRVSLKTWIGVFGTVLGAFMAVLDIQITNSSLRDIQAALGATLEEGSWISTSYLVAEIIVIPLTGWLSQVFSVRRYLLVNATLFVCFSIACAFAWNLPSMIVARAFQGFTGGILIPMAFTVLLTTLPPSKQPIGMALFGITATFAPSIGPTFGGWLTENFSWHYVFYINLIPGLLLIAAVWYAIDPKPMQLNLLKQGDWGGIVAMAIGLGSLQVVLEEGSRKDWFSSNLILRLSVLAVIFLSIFFTIELIRKRPFINLRLLKERNFGLASIINVSLGLGLYGSVYILPLYLGQIQGYTAMQIGEVLMWVGFPQLLVIPFVPKLMQKIDVRLLIAIGVVLFSTSCFMNSHLTIDSGIDQLRWSQLVRAMGQPLIMVPLSTVATAGLPSAQAGSASGLFNMMRNLGGSFGIAAVATLLTQREQFHSNRLGESVSPYNPAAQEAINQATQYFVSRGSDLATAQNQAILLIANRVRQQAYIQAFNDCFYFIAIALLISGIAVLFIKKVKASGMSAAH, encoded by the coding sequence GTGACTACTATCGCTACAAATCGCGATCGCGTTTCTCTCAAAACCTGGATCGGTGTTTTCGGAACCGTTCTTGGTGCATTCATGGCAGTGTTGGATATTCAAATCACGAATTCATCTCTTCGAGATATCCAAGCTGCATTGGGCGCAACGTTAGAAGAAGGCTCTTGGATCTCGACTTCTTATTTGGTTGCAGAAATTATTGTAATTCCATTAACCGGATGGCTGTCACAAGTATTTTCCGTACGGCGATATTTATTAGTCAATGCGACGTTGTTCGTGTGTTTCTCGATCGCGTGTGCATTCGCGTGGAATCTCCCTTCGATGATCGTTGCGCGAGCCTTTCAAGGATTCACCGGAGGAATTCTCATTCCGATGGCGTTCACAGTGCTACTCACAACACTGCCCCCATCAAAACAACCGATTGGAATGGCATTGTTTGGAATCACTGCGACGTTTGCGCCTTCGATCGGTCCAACGTTTGGCGGATGGTTGACTGAAAATTTCAGTTGGCATTATGTTTTCTATATCAATCTCATTCCAGGATTATTGTTAATTGCTGCGGTTTGGTATGCGATCGATCCAAAACCGATGCAGCTCAACCTACTCAAACAAGGCGACTGGGGCGGAATCGTCGCAATGGCGATCGGGCTTGGATCGCTGCAAGTCGTTTTAGAAGAAGGGAGTCGCAAAGACTGGTTTAGCTCAAATTTAATTTTACGACTCTCGGTTTTAGCGGTGATTTTCTTGTCGATCTTTTTCACGATCGAACTCATCCGCAAACGCCCATTTATTAACTTACGCCTGCTCAAAGAGCGCAATTTTGGTTTAGCCAGCATTATCAATGTCAGTCTAGGCTTAGGACTCTACGGCTCGGTTTACATTTTGCCGCTCTACTTAGGACAAATTCAAGGCTATACCGCGATGCAAATCGGGGAAGTTTTGATGTGGGTTGGATTTCCCCAGTTGCTTGTGATTCCCTTTGTGCCGAAATTAATGCAAAAAATTGATGTTCGATTGCTAATTGCCATCGGAGTCGTTTTGTTCTCGACAAGCTGCTTTATGAATTCCCACTTAACGATTGATTCTGGTATCGATCAATTACGCTGGTCACAACTTGTAAGAGCAATGGGACAGCCGCTGATCATGGTTCCCCTCTCCACCGTTGCAACCGCTGGATTGCCCTCTGCACAAGCAGGTTCCGCATCAGGACTCTTCAATATGATGCGAAACTTAGGAGGCTCATTCGGAATTGCTGCTGTCGCAACACTCCTGACTCAACGCGAACAATTCCACTCAAATCGACTCGGTGAATCCGTTTCACCTTACAATCCCGCTGCTCAAGAAGCGATCAATCAAGCGACACAGTATTTTGTTAGTCGCGGTTCAGATTTAGCCACAGCACAAAACCAGGCGATTTTATTGATCGCGAATCGAGTCCGACAGCAAGCATACATTCAAGCATTCAACGATTGCTTCTATTTCATTGCGATCGCGCTTTTAATCAGTGGAATTGCCGTTCTATTCATCAAAAAAGTAAAAGCTTCTGGCATGTCTGCCGCCCACTAG
- a CDS encoding response regulator encodes MLVDDSSTDSPSGLLGIRSRMHFSGRLDVFTSGQHWSLYLYMGRLIWATGGPHPRRRWHRYLTQHCPQLNPGAIALPATDTPCHDYHALAVLVKRQQISPEQAVAVIRSTVVDVLFDIIQQEETRPVTFKSDADDLLEASLALLNAEQLLSEVQQQWNTWRSLGLADHSPNLAPVLRHPEQLQEHAPEKVYKMLVSLVDGRRTLRDLAMLMKQDLLQLTRVLVPLYRKGLVALTKIPDLTPLGVRSEEVPTSGSARSSVPNSGTTRFGIVSSSPIAGSNNAPLIACIDDSVRECQIMERIVTEAGYQFIGIQDSIQALPTLLEKKPGLIFLDLVMPIANGYEICAQIRRVSVFKNTPIVILTSNDGIIDRVRAKFVGSSGFLAKPVDADRVLAVARKVLPIHD; translated from the coding sequence ATGTTAGTTGATGATTCTTCAACCGATTCTCCGAGCGGTTTGCTGGGCATTCGTAGCCGGATGCACTTTAGCGGACGGTTAGATGTCTTCACCAGCGGACAGCACTGGAGCTTATACCTCTACATGGGTCGGCTCATCTGGGCAACAGGTGGACCGCATCCTCGTCGCCGCTGGCATCGTTATCTGACTCAGCACTGTCCTCAATTGAATCCGGGCGCAATTGCACTTCCAGCAACCGATACTCCTTGTCATGACTATCATGCACTTGCAGTCTTGGTCAAACGGCAACAAATCAGTCCAGAACAAGCCGTCGCGGTCATTCGCAGTACGGTTGTCGATGTGCTGTTTGACATTATCCAGCAAGAAGAAACCCGTCCCGTCACGTTCAAATCCGATGCTGACGACCTGTTAGAGGCATCGCTGGCACTACTCAATGCCGAGCAACTTCTGAGCGAAGTTCAACAACAGTGGAATACTTGGCGATCGCTGGGACTTGCCGATCATTCTCCCAACCTTGCACCCGTCCTTCGCCATCCCGAACAACTCCAAGAACACGCCCCAGAAAAAGTTTATAAAATGCTCGTCTCGCTCGTAGACGGTCGGAGAACGCTGCGCGACCTCGCGATGCTGATGAAGCAAGACTTACTCCAACTGACCCGCGTTCTCGTGCCGCTCTATCGAAAGGGACTCGTTGCACTGACTAAAATTCCCGATCTCACGCCTCTAGGAGTGCGCTCAGAAGAGGTGCCAACCTCTGGATCAGCGCGCTCCAGCGTTCCCAACTCCGGCACAACTCGCTTCGGCATTGTGTCCTCTTCCCCGATCGCAGGTTCAAACAATGCGCCTCTGATAGCCTGCATTGATGACAGCGTGCGGGAATGCCAAATTATGGAGCGCATTGTCACCGAAGCAGGCTATCAGTTCATAGGCATTCAAGATTCGATTCAGGCATTACCTACTCTGCTAGAGAAAAAACCGGGATTGATCTTTCTCGATCTCGTCATGCCGATCGCCAATGGCTACGAAATTTGTGCTCAAATTCGTCGAGTGTCCGTCTTCAAGAACACCCCGATTGTTATTTTGACGAGTAACGACGGAATCATAGATCGGGTTCGGGCGAAATTCGTCGGCTCTTCGGGATTTCTAGCCAAACCCGTTGATGCCGATCGTGTATTAGCTGTCGCACGAAAAGTACTGCCCATTCACGATTGA
- a CDS encoding response regulator transcription factor: MKTVLVVEDSMTEMQLLTSYLQKAGLTVVSAQSGEEAQTKLMVQIPDLIVLDVILPGQSGFELCRELKADPKTNQIPVVICSTKDTDVDMMWGNLLGANAYLPKPVDPTALLSTIRQLMVI, from the coding sequence ATGAAAACGGTTCTGGTCGTCGAAGATAGTATGACCGAAATGCAGCTTCTCACAAGCTATCTACAAAAAGCAGGCTTAACTGTGGTGAGTGCCCAAAGTGGCGAAGAAGCGCAAACGAAACTGATGGTTCAAATCCCTGACTTAATCGTGCTGGACGTGATTTTGCCCGGTCAAAGCGGGTTTGAACTCTGCCGCGAACTGAAAGCTGATCCTAAAACAAACCAAATTCCCGTCGTCATCTGCTCAACCAAAGACACTGATGTCGACATGATGTGGGGCAATCTATTAGGTGCAAACGCTTATCTTCCCAAGCCTGTTGATCCGACTGCCCTCCTGAGTACGATTCGTCAACTCATGGTGATCTAA
- a CDS encoding chemotaxis protein CheW: MFAEFSTSPLSTASITSLESLLNPPAAIEPLQKFLRFQIDSTQSMLLPVEEIAAVQTLHILDILPVPQMSACILGMSNWRGEALWLVDLSQQLGFKAIAQQADRVTTLSAIVIQSGRKSLGLIVREIDEIEEYNLDNLVIPSPDLFPQSISPFIKGYFTHDRSVVLSGAAILQDPALHVHHLNSL; this comes from the coding sequence ATGTTTGCTGAATTCTCGACATCGCCCCTGTCAACTGCTTCGATTACCAGTTTGGAATCATTGCTAAATCCACCTGCTGCGATCGAGCCACTGCAAAAATTTCTCCGGTTCCAGATTGATTCAACTCAATCGATGCTGCTTCCAGTCGAAGAAATTGCAGCAGTACAGACGCTTCACATCTTGGACATTTTGCCTGTTCCACAGATGAGCGCCTGTATTTTAGGCATGTCGAACTGGCGAGGTGAAGCACTTTGGCTGGTGGATTTATCTCAACAGTTAGGCTTTAAAGCGATCGCTCAACAAGCTGACCGAGTTACCACCCTCAGCGCGATCGTGATTCAATCCGGTCGAAAATCCCTTGGTCTTATCGTTCGAGAAATTGACGAAATTGAGGAGTACAACCTAGATAACTTGGTGATCCCCTCTCCTGATTTGTTTCCTCAATCCATTTCTCCATTTATCAAAGGATATTTTACGCACGATCGCAGCGTTGTCTTAAGTGGTGCCGCGATTCTGCAAGACCCAGCTTTACACGTTCATCATTTGAATTCCCTTTAA